Proteins encoded in a region of the uncultured Paludibaculum sp. genome:
- the agaR gene encoding transcriptional repressor AgaR, which yields MSDEAPTRGARLLTEERRRKILELVEMENRVTVEGLVRRFAVSSVTIRADLDSLAKAGSLIRSHGGAIKCIDPRADYPIAFKEALHHAEKARIGHAAAELIRPGQIIILDSGTTTAEIARRLKHLRLRPITVITNALNSAMELSSTPDLSVVMLGGILRPMSFSLVGPQAEQTLRNLNADQLFLGVDALDPELGLSTPDILEAQLNALMIKVAKEVTVVADSSKLGRRSLSVICKTNAIHRLITDTGADGQIVEALREQGVVVQMV from the coding sequence TTGAGTGATGAGGCCCCCACGCGCGGCGCGCGTCTGCTGACCGAGGAACGGCGCCGGAAGATCCTGGAACTCGTCGAGATGGAGAACCGTGTAACAGTCGAGGGTCTGGTACGGCGATTTGCGGTTTCTTCGGTGACTATACGGGCAGATCTGGATTCGTTGGCTAAGGCCGGTTCTCTCATCCGGTCCCACGGCGGAGCCATCAAGTGCATCGATCCGCGCGCTGACTACCCCATCGCATTCAAGGAAGCGCTGCACCATGCTGAAAAGGCGCGAATTGGCCACGCCGCCGCGGAACTGATCCGGCCCGGCCAGATCATCATCCTCGACTCCGGCACCACCACGGCTGAGATCGCTCGGCGGCTCAAACACCTGAGACTCCGCCCTATCACCGTAATCACGAATGCCCTGAATTCCGCGATGGAACTCAGCAGTACGCCTGATCTTTCCGTCGTAATGCTGGGCGGAATTCTGCGGCCGATGTCGTTCTCACTGGTGGGTCCACAGGCCGAACAAACGCTGCGGAATCTCAACGCCGACCAACTTTTCCTCGGTGTCGATGCGCTCGATCCGGAGTTGGGACTCAGTACGCCAGACATTCTCGAAGCTCAGCTGAATGCCCTGATGATCAAGGTCGCGAAGGAAGTGACGGTAGTGGCCGACTCCAGCAAACTGGGGCGCCGTAGCCTGTCAGTGATTTGCAAGACAAATGCAATTCACCGTCTCATTACCGACACCGGTGCGGACGGGCAGATCGTGGAAGCATTGCGCGAGCAGGGCGTAGTCGTGCAAATGGTGTAA
- a CDS encoding carboxypeptidase regulatory-like domain-containing protein, whose product MRNALSLFVLCVSMWAQDTGAVLEGHVTDASGGAVVGAIVNATERATGLARSQSTTNAGAYHLVLPVGEYDLSISAPNLTEFKQSGLVLNVSRTVRVDVQLQVAGSKTSVNVSAAATLVDSSSNTIGNVVSGRELVDLPLNGRNFTQLGLLQPGVAPMTAGLSEAGGSLRAGQAYAVNGQRPESNNYLLDGVSNVNRVDGGFALKTPVDAIQEFRILTQTAPPEYGGTAGATTTVVTRSGGNEVHGTVYEFLRNDKLDARNFFASKVETLKQNQFGATLGGPIRRNRDFLFGYYEGFRNRQGVTRGATVPSDAQRAGDFSGLRDPQTGQPVPLINYFTGQAFPNNQIPTQAMSPVALKIMEFYPHANAGPNLYITTQTMQNQADQGGLRFDHLFNDRDQFSAHFTRAANHNLNPLSIAGANVPGFPVSEDITTTRAAVSETHLFSGATVNNFRAQFFRNVFFTGNPENRTTPRQLGFNYDTTLSAAQGPPFFIVSGYASTGNPITGPRDTSQNTYEINDSLSHVRGAHSFKFGVDFRRNQINMAQGIASNGFFVFAPFPISDSFASFLVGFPVVFFQGGGDMNRGLRNVEFAAYGQDEWRITSQLTLNYGARWEVSTPYVDIRNRMNSWSPGKQSTVYPNAPKGLLFPGDAGVPDGVAPVYWKSLMPRVGLAWDPNGKGRTSVRAAYGIYYDSFTNGVGGPLQAPLSALPWTQARQLSAPINFTDPWNGTNPFSADSFPQPTTVLTIENGMRPPYSQNWNFSVQHALAQDLLFELRYIGNKGTRLPRMIEANPSVYAPGATSNDADQRRIYAGCRGVGGPCDFASVGLITNQTNSTYHAAQFSVSRRFRDGLSFLGSYTYSKTLDYVSSFNVAGSAPRLVGGENDLAQDPFNLKAEHGPSLFDARHRFVFSGSYLLPGPSKSAAPAARALLGGWQLNSIMNFASGTPFTVYDSANVSLQGSAPEITGFYSSRPDAIADPNAGSHSPDQWVSRSAFRRLDPLTQSGQFGSAGRNTVRGPGIANVDVSLLKSIVLTERTRLQFRAECFNIANHANFGLPENDISSSNFGRVLTAGAPRLVQFGLKLLF is encoded by the coding sequence ATGAGGAACGCACTCAGTCTGTTCGTTCTCTGTGTGTCTATGTGGGCGCAGGATACCGGCGCCGTTCTGGAAGGCCACGTGACCGACGCCTCCGGCGGGGCTGTCGTGGGCGCCATCGTCAACGCCACTGAGCGTGCGACCGGCCTGGCCCGGTCCCAATCCACCACGAATGCGGGCGCCTATCACCTTGTGCTGCCCGTCGGTGAATACGACCTCTCCATCAGTGCACCGAACCTCACCGAGTTCAAGCAGAGCGGCCTTGTCCTGAATGTCAGCCGCACGGTGCGGGTGGATGTCCAGCTTCAGGTGGCCGGGTCGAAGACTTCGGTGAATGTCAGCGCGGCCGCCACGCTGGTGGATTCGAGTTCAAACACAATCGGCAATGTTGTTTCAGGCCGGGAATTGGTGGACCTGCCACTGAACGGCCGCAATTTCACCCAACTGGGGTTGCTCCAGCCGGGTGTTGCGCCCATGACGGCGGGGCTTTCGGAGGCGGGCGGCTCCCTGCGTGCCGGACAAGCCTACGCCGTCAATGGGCAACGCCCTGAGTCGAACAACTATCTGTTGGACGGTGTGTCGAACGTGAACCGCGTCGATGGCGGCTTTGCCCTGAAGACGCCGGTCGATGCGATCCAGGAGTTCCGCATCCTGACGCAGACCGCGCCGCCGGAGTATGGCGGGACGGCCGGCGCCACCACGACCGTGGTCACGCGATCGGGCGGCAATGAAGTGCACGGCACGGTCTATGAGTTCCTAAGGAACGACAAGCTGGATGCCCGGAACTTCTTCGCTTCGAAGGTGGAGACGCTCAAGCAGAATCAGTTCGGGGCCACTCTGGGCGGCCCTATTCGCCGCAATCGCGACTTCCTCTTCGGCTATTACGAAGGGTTCCGCAACAGGCAGGGCGTGACGCGTGGCGCCACGGTGCCCAGCGACGCGCAGCGCGCCGGCGACTTCTCGGGCCTGCGCGATCCGCAGACCGGCCAGCCTGTGCCGCTGATCAACTACTTCACCGGCCAGGCGTTTCCGAACAACCAGATTCCGACCCAGGCGATGAGCCCGGTGGCGCTGAAGATCATGGAGTTCTACCCGCACGCCAATGCAGGTCCGAATCTCTACATCACGACGCAGACAATGCAGAATCAGGCCGACCAGGGCGGGCTCCGGTTCGATCACCTGTTCAACGATCGCGACCAGTTCTCGGCGCACTTCACCCGTGCGGCCAACCACAATCTCAATCCGCTCTCCATTGCCGGAGCGAATGTGCCCGGCTTCCCTGTGAGCGAAGACATCACCACGACGCGCGCCGCCGTGTCGGAGACGCACCTCTTCAGCGGGGCCACAGTGAACAACTTCCGCGCCCAGTTCTTCCGCAACGTGTTCTTCACCGGCAACCCGGAGAACCGGACAACGCCGCGTCAGCTCGGCTTCAACTACGACACCACGCTGAGCGCCGCGCAAGGGCCGCCCTTCTTCATCGTCAGCGGCTACGCCAGCACCGGCAACCCCATCACCGGACCGCGCGACACGTCACAGAATACTTACGAGATCAACGATTCGCTGTCGCATGTTCGCGGCGCCCATAGCTTCAAGTTCGGCGTCGACTTCCGCCGCAACCAGATCAACATGGCGCAGGGCATCGCCTCGAACGGCTTCTTCGTGTTCGCACCCTTTCCCATCAGCGACTCGTTCGCCAGCTTCCTCGTCGGCTTCCCTGTCGTCTTCTTCCAGGGTGGCGGAGACATGAACCGCGGTCTGCGCAATGTCGAGTTCGCGGCCTACGGGCAGGACGAGTGGCGCATCACTTCGCAGCTGACGTTGAACTACGGAGCTCGCTGGGAAGTGAGCACGCCTTATGTCGACATCCGGAACCGCATGAACTCGTGGTCGCCCGGTAAGCAGTCGACGGTGTACCCCAACGCGCCCAAGGGCCTGCTGTTCCCCGGCGATGCCGGCGTGCCGGACGGCGTCGCTCCTGTCTATTGGAAGAGCCTGATGCCGCGCGTGGGCCTGGCCTGGGATCCGAACGGGAAGGGCCGCACCTCGGTGCGCGCCGCGTACGGCATCTACTACGACTCCTTCACCAACGGCGTCGGCGGCCCGTTACAAGCGCCTCTGAGTGCCCTGCCCTGGACGCAGGCGCGCCAGCTCTCCGCGCCGATCAACTTCACGGATCCCTGGAACGGGACCAATCCATTCTCCGCCGATTCGTTCCCGCAACCCACCACGGTGCTCACCATCGAGAACGGGATGCGGCCGCCGTACTCGCAGAACTGGAACTTCTCCGTCCAGCACGCCCTGGCGCAGGATCTGCTGTTTGAGCTCCGCTACATCGGCAATAAGGGCACGCGGTTGCCACGGATGATCGAGGCCAATCCTTCCGTCTACGCCCCCGGCGCCACCTCGAACGATGCCGACCAGCGGCGCATCTATGCGGGGTGCCGCGGAGTTGGAGGGCCGTGCGACTTCGCCTCCGTCGGGCTCATCACGAACCAGACGAACTCCACCTACCATGCGGCGCAGTTCTCCGTCTCACGGCGGTTCCGCGACGGCCTGTCGTTCCTGGGTTCCTATACCTACTCCAAGACGCTCGATTACGTGTCCAGCTTCAACGTGGCCGGCTCGGCTCCGCGGCTGGTCGGGGGCGAGAACGACCTGGCCCAGGATCCCTTCAACCTGAAGGCCGAGCATGGTCCATCGCTGTTCGACGCCCGCCACCGCTTCGTTTTCAGCGGCAGCTATCTCCTGCCCGGGCCTTCGAAGTCCGCGGCTCCGGCGGCTCGCGCGCTGCTGGGCGGATGGCAGCTGAACTCCATCATGAACTTTGCTTCGGGCACGCCGTTCACTGTGTACGACAGTGCCAATGTTTCGCTGCAGGGTAGCGCGCCCGAGATCACGGGCTTCTACTCCAGCCGGCCCGACGCCATCGCGGATCCCAATGCCGGTTCGCACTCGCCCGACCAGTGGGTGAGCCGTTCCGCCTTCCGGCGTCTGGATCCGCTGACGCAGTCCGGGCAGTTCGGCAGCGCCGGCCGCAACACGGTGCGCGGACCCGGCATCGCCAATGTCGACGTCTCCCTATTGAAGTCCATCGTGCTGACGGAACGAACCCGCCTGCAGTTCCGAGCCGAGTGCTTCAATATCGCGAACCACGCCAATTTCGGTCTGCCGGAGAATGACATCTCCTCGTCGAACTTCGGCCGCGTGCTCACGGCCGGCGCACCGCGCCTGGTGCAGTTTGGCCTGAAGCTACTGTTCTGA
- a CDS encoding carboxypeptidase regulatory-like domain-containing protein produces the protein MLQRAFLVTSLAALAVCALFAQGTTSRLIGTAQDPSGAPVVGATVKLINEGTNATFSTKTADNGVYFFEAVQSGVYTVTVEATGFKKFSSPRNRVAIGQPTTVNVKLELGQISEVVTVADSAEVVQTSTSGNIGNLFSEKVIQDLPIVGTRGRNPLDLVARQPGVVSGANTGGGVHVNGARDRAWNYTVDGIDANETSAGGSNFAPIRMNPDGLAEFKVLTGNSTAEYGRNSGGQVAMVTKSGTNEIHGSLFWFYRTPSFNANEWESNLNNVGKRQYVQNMPGFSVGGPALKNKLFYYANLQILRTRESAIVNSTVYTKEAREGLWRYVKGGRNLPAGVTGASVDAQGNVMSGVNIGTYNIATSDPNGAGLNAATKAIAQGAPLPNNFAIGDGLNTATYTFTALQFEKQYDLTTRLDYILNSRNTLFARISLGNQNSNCDRGNGGAPVFPDTPCLVNTMRDPKNYAFNWRSTPTSSTTNELVVGLNQFAFNFENPRADISKVNLGGAVSTVMPISNPDDWSVGNERKLKTWQVVDNFAWFKGAHSLKFGTNMRFGSHTDTRGSVGGYNVTQTVDFSRTVNTVDAAAFGLPADINQANDRNPLELSVNFLLGRVGNTNRGFPSTTDAYVADLYKFETRFNEYDFFAQDTWKARRNLTIDLGLRLELKMAPTNPDGRVRLPNQAVVAGAAASNSLTWVPGDLYRNAVNNWGPSLGFAWDPFSTGKTSIRGNYRIAYDRINTFVFSSTVFQNLPGIAVGLQDSTFGQNGGRLTSLPVLNPPAGKPSDSAQPAAFSTRNITVADPNFQAPTTQQWSFGLQREVFHNTVVEVNYLGRRAYNLFGAYNANQTDIRNNGFMDAVKVVNAGGESPLINQIMGVDARKTSAETGSAAMRRIYSVDLRNNNVAFIGQDLSRRSVGGKGQVEAAGLSPFFFIPYPQFANGMNVVDSNDWSTYHGLQMQVQRHTTNGLEVQFSYTFSKSLDTRSFDPAFTTVGTANSSTAGSTPFDINNRRLNYGPSDFDRRHVAQTYWLYELPFGKGRRFGGNASGWMQRIIGGWQVAGVGTFQSGRPFSVYSGFYTFNNVVQSFANCDGCTPTMGNVLDGPGGVKWYFTADQIAKFKPLAMGELGNTGRNFFRSPGGWGLDGSFLKRTPITERVNFEFRADMTNLTNTPQFGAPTATATSTIFGRIRDTVLSSSRKIQLGAKINF, from the coding sequence ATGCTACAAAGGGCTTTTCTGGTGACCTCGCTCGCGGCATTGGCCGTTTGCGCGCTGTTCGCCCAAGGCACAACTTCCCGACTGATTGGAACCGCACAGGACCCTAGCGGTGCGCCTGTCGTTGGAGCGACCGTCAAGCTGATCAACGAGGGCACAAACGCAACGTTCTCCACAAAGACCGCTGATAACGGTGTCTATTTCTTCGAAGCCGTGCAGAGCGGCGTCTACACCGTAACCGTCGAAGCTACTGGCTTCAAGAAGTTCAGCTCGCCCCGCAACCGCGTGGCCATCGGCCAGCCCACTACCGTGAACGTCAAGCTGGAACTCGGGCAGATCTCCGAGGTTGTCACGGTGGCCGATTCGGCCGAAGTCGTACAAACCTCCACCTCTGGTAACATCGGTAACCTTTTTAGCGAGAAGGTGATCCAGGACCTGCCCATCGTGGGCACGCGCGGCCGCAACCCGCTCGACCTCGTTGCCCGGCAGCCTGGCGTCGTCAGTGGCGCCAATACCGGCGGCGGTGTCCACGTAAACGGCGCGCGCGACCGCGCCTGGAACTACACTGTCGACGGCATCGACGCGAATGAGACCAGTGCCGGCGGCTCGAACTTCGCACCCATTCGCATGAATCCGGATGGCCTGGCCGAGTTCAAGGTTCTGACGGGCAATTCGACGGCCGAGTATGGCCGCAACTCCGGCGGCCAAGTGGCCATGGTCACCAAGAGCGGAACGAACGAGATCCACGGCAGCCTGTTCTGGTTCTATCGCACGCCCAGCTTCAACGCGAACGAATGGGAAAGCAACCTCAACAACGTGGGCAAGCGGCAGTATGTCCAGAATATGCCTGGCTTCTCGGTGGGTGGCCCGGCGCTGAAGAACAAGCTGTTCTACTATGCGAACCTGCAGATTCTCCGCACGCGAGAGTCGGCCATCGTGAACAGCACGGTTTATACGAAGGAGGCACGCGAGGGTCTGTGGCGCTATGTCAAGGGCGGTCGCAATCTACCGGCCGGCGTGACCGGCGCATCGGTCGACGCGCAGGGGAACGTGATGTCTGGAGTGAATATCGGCACCTACAATATCGCGACCAGCGATCCCAATGGGGCCGGGCTGAATGCGGCCACCAAGGCCATCGCACAGGGCGCGCCGCTGCCCAACAACTTCGCGATCGGCGACGGCCTGAACACCGCCACTTATACATTCACCGCGCTCCAGTTTGAGAAGCAGTACGACCTCACCACGCGCCTCGACTACATCCTCAACAGCCGCAACACACTGTTCGCCCGCATCAGCCTGGGCAACCAGAATTCGAATTGCGACCGCGGCAACGGTGGGGCTCCGGTGTTCCCCGACACCCCGTGCCTCGTGAATACGATGCGCGACCCGAAGAACTACGCTTTCAACTGGCGCTCCACGCCCACCTCCTCGACCACTAACGAACTCGTGGTCGGCCTGAATCAGTTCGCCTTCAACTTCGAAAATCCGCGGGCGGACATCAGCAAGGTCAACCTGGGTGGCGCGGTTTCGACAGTCATGCCGATCTCCAACCCCGATGACTGGTCAGTGGGCAACGAACGGAAGCTCAAGACCTGGCAGGTGGTGGACAACTTCGCATGGTTCAAGGGCGCGCACAGTCTGAAGTTCGGCACCAACATGCGCTTCGGCAGCCACACCGACACGCGCGGATCCGTCGGCGGCTACAACGTGACGCAGACGGTCGACTTCTCCCGTACGGTCAACACCGTGGATGCGGCCGCGTTCGGCCTCCCCGCTGATATCAACCAAGCTAACGACCGCAACCCCCTGGAGCTCAGCGTCAACTTCCTGCTGGGCCGCGTCGGCAACACGAACCGCGGCTTCCCCTCCACGACGGATGCCTATGTGGCCGACCTGTACAAGTTCGAGACGCGGTTCAACGAGTACGACTTCTTCGCCCAGGACACCTGGAAGGCGCGCCGCAACCTGACCATCGACCTCGGGCTGCGCCTGGAGCTGAAGATGGCGCCGACGAACCCGGATGGCCGCGTGCGGCTGCCGAATCAGGCCGTGGTCGCGGGAGCGGCGGCATCGAACTCCCTCACCTGGGTACCCGGCGACCTCTATCGCAACGCAGTCAACAACTGGGGCCCCTCGCTCGGCTTTGCCTGGGATCCCTTCAGCACCGGCAAGACGTCGATCCGCGGCAACTACCGCATCGCCTATGACCGCATCAATACGTTCGTCTTCAGCTCGACGGTATTCCAGAACCTGCCCGGCATCGCCGTCGGTTTGCAGGACAGCACCTTCGGCCAGAATGGCGGCCGGCTCACCAGCCTGCCCGTGCTGAATCCGCCGGCCGGCAAGCCTTCTGATTCGGCCCAACCCGCCGCATTCTCCACGCGCAACATCACGGTGGCCGACCCCAACTTCCAGGCTCCAACCACGCAGCAGTGGAGCTTCGGCCTCCAGCGCGAAGTATTCCATAACACCGTAGTGGAGGTAAACTACCTGGGCCGCCGGGCGTACAACCTCTTCGGCGCCTACAACGCGAACCAGACCGACATCCGCAACAACGGATTCATGGACGCGGTGAAGGTGGTGAACGCCGGCGGCGAAAGCCCGCTGATCAATCAGATCATGGGTGTGGACGCCCGCAAAACCTCGGCGGAGACTGGGTCGGCTGCGATGCGCCGCATCTACTCGGTGGACCTACGCAACAACAATGTCGCTTTCATCGGACAGGATCTCTCCCGGCGTTCGGTGGGCGGCAAAGGACAAGTGGAAGCGGCGGGCCTTTCGCCGTTCTTCTTTATCCCGTATCCGCAGTTTGCCAACGGCATGAATGTAGTGGACTCGAACGACTGGTCCACCTATCACGGCCTGCAGATGCAGGTTCAGCGGCACACGACCAACGGCTTGGAGGTTCAGTTCAGCTACACCTTCTCGAAGTCGTTGGACACCCGCTCCTTCGATCCCGCGTTCACAACAGTGGGCACGGCGAACAGTTCCACGGCCGGCAGCACACCATTCGATATCAACAACCGCCGCCTGAACTACGGGCCCAGCGATTTCGACCGCCGGCATGTGGCGCAGACCTACTGGCTGTATGAGCTGCCCTTCGGCAAAGGCCGCAGGTTTGGCGGCAATGCCTCCGGCTGGATGCAGCGCATCATTGGCGGATGGCAGGTGGCTGGGGTTGGGACGTTCCAGAGTGGACGCCCCTTCTCGGTCTACTCCGGCTTCTACACGTTCAACAACGTCGTTCAGTCGTTCGCCAATTGCGACGGCTGCACACCTACCATGGGCAATGTCCTGGATGGGCCGGGCGGTGTGAAGTGGTATTTCACGGCCGACCAGATCGCCAAGTTCAAGCCCCTGGCAATGGGGGAACTGGGCAACACCGGCCGCAACTTCTTCCGCTCGCCGGGCGGTTGGGGTCTGGACGGCTCGTTCCTGAAGCGCACCCCGATTACAGAACGGGTGAACTTCGAATTCCGCGCCGATATGACCAACTTGACGAATACGCCGCAATTTGGCGCGCCCACGGCCACCGCGACCTCCACGATCTTTGGACGTATTCGCGACACCGTACTAAGCAGCTCGCGCAAGATTCAACTGGGAGCCAAGATCAACTTCTAG
- a CDS encoding amidohydrolase family protein translates to MRRRDVFPALAAGCVTAETAQAAQATPMSQLPLSQYEPKSMLSVSETHIDKPRFPIIDIHTHISFSRDEKMQYNATPEELLPVMDRCNLRMMVNLTGGRGQGLREAVAAYDKKHPKRFLTFTEPWWSKVNEPAYAKFQGDEIAKAKADGARGLKILKMLGLTVRGKDGQLIKIDDARFDPMWAACGDLKLPVTIHVSDPLAFFEPIDRFNERIEELGNHPDWSFHGKDFPSNAELLDARDRVIARHPKTQFIVLHVGNFSENLAHVSARLDRFPNMSVEIGARIGELGRQPRTARKFFDRYQDRILFGTDATPKGKQYPQQYFCEALYRIYARFLETEDEYFDYAPAPIPPQGRWRIYGIGLPDSILRKVYHGNAERLLGLSA, encoded by the coding sequence GTGAGGCGCCGGGATGTCTTTCCCGCCTTGGCGGCAGGGTGTGTGACGGCCGAGACCGCTCAGGCGGCGCAGGCGACGCCCATGTCGCAGCTTCCGCTGTCGCAATATGAGCCGAAGAGCATGCTGTCGGTGAGCGAGACACACATCGATAAGCCGCGCTTCCCCATCATCGACATCCACACCCACATCTCGTTTTCACGCGATGAGAAGATGCAGTACAACGCCACTCCGGAAGAGCTATTGCCGGTGATGGATCGCTGCAATTTACGCATGATGGTGAATCTCACCGGTGGCCGCGGTCAAGGGTTGCGCGAAGCGGTGGCGGCGTACGACAAAAAGCACCCCAAGCGGTTTCTGACCTTCACTGAGCCGTGGTGGAGTAAGGTCAACGAGCCGGCCTACGCGAAATTCCAGGGCGACGAGATCGCCAAAGCCAAGGCCGACGGCGCGCGCGGGCTGAAGATCCTCAAAATGCTGGGCCTGACAGTGCGCGGCAAGGATGGCCAGCTGATCAAGATCGATGACGCGCGCTTCGATCCCATGTGGGCGGCCTGCGGCGACTTGAAATTGCCGGTGACGATTCATGTCTCCGATCCGCTCGCCTTCTTCGAGCCCATCGATCGCTTTAACGAACGCATTGAGGAACTGGGCAACCACCCGGACTGGTCATTCCATGGCAAGGACTTCCCCAGTAACGCGGAGTTGCTGGACGCTCGCGACCGTGTGATTGCACGCCATCCGAAGACTCAGTTCATCGTGTTGCACGTGGGCAACTTCTCTGAGAACCTGGCGCACGTGTCAGCCCGGCTCGACCGGTTCCCCAACATGTCCGTGGAGATCGGCGCGCGCATCGGCGAACTGGGCCGCCAACCCCGGACTGCCCGGAAGTTCTTCGACCGCTATCAGGATAGGATCCTGTTCGGCACCGACGCGACGCCCAAGGGTAAACAGTATCCGCAGCAGTATTTCTGCGAGGCGCTCTACAGGATCTACGCGCGGTTTCTGGAGACTGAGGACGAGTACTTTGACTACGCGCCGGCGCCGATCCCGCCGCAGGGCCGCTGGCGGATCTACGGCATCGGGCTGCCCGATTCCATCCTCCGGAAGGTCTACCACGGGAATGCGGAGCGGCTGTTGGGACTCAGCGCATAG
- a CDS encoding winged helix DNA-binding domain-containing protein: MPPTRILTKRDLNRALLERQVLLRRERTPVLEVIQRLIAMQAQQPRPPFIGLWTRIDGFTAPDLATLLRDRQVVRVTHLRGTLHLLTAADYLALRGAMQPVLTGGMHAILKQRGAVLDIEAVVKAAEGHFGKRPRTFEDLRTTLMEEFPGVDERAMGYAARMQLPLCMVPDDTQFAYGADTNFALASQWLGRPVPDAGGVEDLLLRYLAAFGPASVNDAQCWSGLPKLKPAFEALRPKLTVYKDENGKELFDVPGAPLPAADAPAPVRFLPGFDNAILGHQDRSRIIADEHRSLVTTKNLQVQPTILIDGFVAATWDVTLRKSAVTIAVKAFGSVPAKTKKLIEAEAASLVKFLAGAGPRCDVTYA; encoded by the coding sequence ATGCCGCCGACCCGCATCCTGACGAAACGCGACCTCAACCGGGCCCTGCTCGAGCGCCAGGTGTTGTTGCGGCGCGAGCGCACGCCCGTGCTGGAAGTAATTCAACGGCTGATCGCGATGCAGGCCCAGCAGCCGCGCCCGCCCTTCATCGGGCTCTGGACGCGCATCGACGGCTTCACGGCGCCTGACCTGGCTACGCTGCTCCGCGACCGGCAGGTGGTCCGCGTGACCCATCTGCGCGGCACCCTGCACCTGCTCACGGCTGCGGACTATCTGGCCTTGCGCGGCGCGATGCAGCCTGTTCTCACCGGAGGTATGCACGCCATTCTGAAGCAGCGTGGCGCCGTCCTGGATATTGAGGCCGTGGTGAAAGCGGCGGAGGGACACTTCGGCAAGCGTCCCCGGACCTTCGAGGATCTGCGAACGACGCTCATGGAGGAGTTCCCGGGCGTCGACGAGCGAGCCATGGGTTACGCGGCCCGCATGCAACTGCCCCTATGCATGGTGCCCGACGACACCCAGTTCGCATACGGCGCCGACACGAACTTCGCGCTCGCGTCCCAGTGGCTGGGCCGGCCGGTGCCCGATGCCGGCGGAGTAGAGGACCTGCTGCTGCGCTACCTGGCAGCCTTTGGGCCTGCGTCCGTCAACGACGCCCAGTGCTGGTCCGGCCTGCCGAAGCTGAAGCCGGCGTTTGAAGCCTTGCGGCCCAAGCTCACTGTGTACAAGGACGAGAACGGCAAGGAGCTGTTTGACGTGCCGGGAGCCCCCTTGCCGGCCGCCGATGCGCCCGCGCCGGTTCGATTCCTGCCTGGCTTCGACAACGCCATTCTCGGCCACCAGGATCGCTCGCGCATCATCGCCGACGAGCACCGCTCGCTGGTCACCACCAAGAACCTGCAAGTGCAGCCCACGATTCTGATCGACGGTTTTGTCGCAGCCACCTGGGACGTGACTCTCCGCAAATCCGCGGTCACCATTGCCGTAAAGGCCTTTGGGTCCGTACCCGCAAAGACAAAGAAGCTGATCGAAGCCGAGGCGGCCAGCCTGGTGAAATTCCTGGCCGGCGCCGGACCCCGCTGTGACGTCACCTACGCCTGA